In the Leishmania panamensis strain MHOM/PA/94/PSC-1 chromosome 30 sequence genome, one interval contains:
- a CDS encoding hypothetical protein (TriTrypDB/GeneDB-style sysID: LpmP.30.0310): MALSGLLCRASCCAAPLLRGGRFYRGGLSRASSTALALTLPISASSTSSSVVPLIRVDSLRDSKRGYAQHRNTHDSNTEDISNTYFDVQDVDADRLTHFYWDSNDDADTPYGDFTLDNFFGEGEGDEWAGESLAFVDERDQPLLDEEYLK, from the coding sequence ATGGCATTATCAGGGCTTCTCTGTCGCGCGAGTTGCTGCGCGGCACCGTTGCTGAGAGGTGGGCGGTTCTACAGAGGTGGCCTGAGCcgcgcctccagcaccgcgCTGGCGTTGACACTGCCcatcagcgcctcctcgacgtCCTCCTCGGTAGTACCCTTGATCCGAGTCGACTCCTTGCGGGACAGCAAGCGTGGCTATGCCCAACATCGCAACACTCACGATAGCAACACGGAGGACATCTCGAACACCTACTTCGATGTCCAGGACGTAGATGCGGATCGTCTTACCCACTTTTACTGGGACTCCAACGATGACGCGGACACCCCGTACGGCGACTTCACCCTGGACAACTTCTTTggtgaaggggagggggacgagTGGGCTGGGGAGTCGCTGGCCTTCGTGGATGAACGGGACCAGCCGCTGTTGGATGAGGAGTACCTCAAGTGA